The Anticarsia gemmatalis isolate Benzon Research Colony breed Stoneville strain chromosome 1, ilAntGemm2 primary, whole genome shotgun sequence sequence GTATATTCAATATAGAGTACGTAatgaacattataatatgaattgCTCGTGTACGCAACAATTGTaaaatatagatacatttttaaacctCATGCAGTTCTGTGCCCTTACTGagctcataatttatttattattatttcgaacTAAACTTTTTGTTGAACTGGACGCGATTCAGTATCAGTATCATTACTAAACAGCTtcgttaattaataatttactgaTAACAACGCGCTTGATTACTAATTACGTTGCAAAAGTGACAACGGGCAAAATCGAGAAGCAAGCGCGACGATACACCACACTCGCTGACTACAAAAACCCTTTGTGTTTCTAAGTATTTACTTACCTCTATTGtggtaaaaacaattttttctaTTGATGAAAAGTATTGCTCCCACAAAAATTGTGTCTGTTGTCGCAAAGCTAGAATACGCTCGGGGGGTACTGAGCGTACAAGTTCGGGCACCtgattaaaaatacatatttctgaGTAAATCAACTCAATCGGATTCACGTAATCGTTCAGATATTTATTGTGACGACATGCATAGCATCCACGCTGGTACAAGGCGGCACaaccagtaataaaatatagttatagaGAATCGCCAAAGTTTAAGCTGGACTTTTATTGTCACTCGCGCGTTATTCGTTCTGTGacaagttaaacaaaaaaaaatttgtataatgaattaataatttgaaacaattaCCTGCAAGAGGAGACGTTCATCTGCCCAAATGACTGCACGCCGCCAGTCAATACGTTCATCAAAAGGCAAACGCCAACCATTACTCAATAAAACTGGTATGCATCCTGCTGCTAAAGCTTCAAGAAACCGATAAGAACCAAGTCGCCTTCCTCGAGCTACTAAGCAAAATGTTGAATTTGCTAATAACTGTTCATAATCGAACCTGGAAAGACAGTAACATACTACATTATGCCTGTTAAACTGTTGTGGAATATGCATGGAAGGCAgacacaattattttgttttacttttgttcTGGAATATGCATTGAAGATAACCACAATTATTTTCAAGTGTGTATACAGAGACATTAGTAAAACACCAAAAACTAGATAGCTAACAAGATAAGTAACAACTTTTGTTCTGCTAGCTTTCTTCTAAGCACATCAGCAAGGTAAGGTAATCATACTCCTGCACCTGTTACTTGCGCAGTCAGGGGTGTTAGATTAGTAGTGCTATAaggtttttagtatttttaattgaatcatgtataaaatgtgtataatgttataaataaaataaaaatataaaatataattgtgtgACAATGTGCATGTCTCAACAGTAACATtgaattaagaaaattattaaactgtAGTAAAAGAAGCTATAAAAATAGagatgtaataaatacatacttatcaTATTCTCTATTATCTTCATCACATCTCTCATCCCTTAAGTCTTTCCAAGATTTTCCGTGGCGACATGTAGTAACCAAAATTAGGTGATTTCCATCATGTAAGTGCCATAGTGAATTTCTTGTTTCACTGCCTATTCCATGCACATACCTTTTACCTTTAAATGCTAAAAGGTGTCGCTTTGGAGCTGGAAAAGCATTACCAGTAGCAGCAGGAGGCACCCCACCTCTCTCAGGGTGTTCTTTATGAAATAATGGTAAAGAGACATCAAATCCATCTCGAAAAATTGTCTCTGATGCACTGGCTCTAGCTAGAATTGCTTCACCTGGATCAAAACCTAATGCACCTTCTGCATAATCGGGCCAAGTCCCAGCATACAAATTGAATATAAGGTGATTACGGCCATTATTCCAATATTGCAGCCGTGATAAACGTGAAGCTACATCGGGGACATGTTCAGGTGACAGAGGATCAGCATCTAGAGTATCTATGGCCGGCACAAAAAGGCAAGCTTCATTCGGATCTCGCGTGGCATACCTTGATTCTCTAATAACCGATAGAACTTTGCGATACGACGCGCTGACCGGCCCATCACTAGGATAGACGTAAATTTTAGGGTCACTACCACATTTGGAAAAATCAAAGCATGTCTGCATCCGGCAAGGGGTCGCTGATATCGCAGACTTTCTATGTGGCTGAGAAGGAAGCTCTGACAGCTCTTCTAATGTAGCAAAGCTAGGAAGCTGATTTCGACGATTATTCTGGTTAATATCTGATTTTAAGTGATAGGTaccaaaataacaatacaacaaaaatgCACAAGAAACGAAAAGAAGGCCAAAACGTTTTTTGGCTTGCATTTTATAACGTTTTACGAAGGAAATATCACAATCATTTTTGTTGTTCAGACCACTgactatacaaaataaaatatcatttatgTTGACACGATGATTCGTTTATAGTTATCACCGAAGTAATGGGACTGACTAAACAAAActcaatttatacaaaaatctgtGTATATCAAGCGTATATCAATGAAAGTACATTTGATTGTTTGTCACAAACTGACACAAACTGTTCTGCCAATTGTTATTGTCAAACTGACATATCCAACTGACATTTGACAAATAACCGTCTAATAACCTAggactactattttttttaacttaattagcGCATAGCCCAAATACAACGCATGgttacatacatatgttacAATATTACCGATAAGTATGTAATCATTTTATCCAgcttattagttatttattatttcttttaaccGCCGCTTAAATTTTTAAGCGGATTAAACAAAAACCTTTCCAGACTAACACGTGGAGAGTTGGACGAccgaaaatttaattttagatgAACGAATAGAATTCTAGTAAATATGAATAGGTACTCAGGTTGTTGGTAGATTTGTATAAAGTGCAACTTGTGTATGTTGTATAGGGAGTTAGGaaaatgcataaataaattgGCCTTAAACCGATTTTATTAGCAAAATCCTACCGatttggaatattattataaatggattGGGCGTTTCGCGCCTCCCATAATTATGCATATGTATAATTTAGGGTCTTAACTCTTGCGTTGGGTTTGAGTCATTATCATAATAAGATAAGCGCCTTCCTATGCCTATGCCTGAAAAGTGTACCTACCTAAGTGAAGTATGCTGATTATTGTCTATGCCTATATTCTGTCTATGGTTGCATAGCGAGACGTGAGTTGTGTATTGCTATGCGTGAAGATCtcttaaaattgattaaaatatatcgCTTTTAATTGGAGAATTGTGTTAAAAGGGTAAGCATTTATTTACTgtagatttatttgtatttataacgaAGTCTTTATAGCTCTATCTTACACTTACGTCTGCTCTACTGAGTGGAGCCGccatttaatttcattttgcaTCGGCGGTTTATATCATTTTTGTTCAATGTATCAGATGATAAGGCCAGGGTGTAGAACAAAATTCGGTCAGCTGTGTAAATGTGTGTAGACGTAGATGGTAATATCCGTTTAAAGTTTATGTAATTATGGTTACTTTACTAATCGATATTATACCAACGTGGCTAGCACCGCTTTAGAAATCGGTTTGTACAATTCTTCAGTTCTGCAcgtgaaaatataaacaaagtaacAGAAAATCAACACACACAGTAGTAGTCAACCCCGAGTTGTAGATGTTCAAACcacctgaaagttctttaacgATTTGACAGGGCTATAAAACTGCTATcaaaattgacaacaaccgggaccgacattaaAGCGTGCCCTCCCAACAtcgaagacgcccagctcaaataccaacAAATTGGCACTTATTAGCTAGGTACAATACCTATTCAATAGGCATAGAATTAGAAAAAACACTTAGATCACTATCTATTCATGATATTCATGTCCAACCAATAATAATAGACATGAATTCATTAAGCAAGTACTTTGAcaaggcttgaacaactttgacactaggttgaccactaaccatacaactAGAAGTATATTAATACAAGGgtatacagtttatttttttatttagtctatTAGATGAGCAGGTTTGATAATGTGTGTTACTACAAACCAAACATTTTTGATTCAGGCCATTCACATGCTAACACAAATTAGcatgaataaaatgtatgtagttgCAAATTTCATGTTCAACACTAGTCATGTGAATGGGCTTGCTGACAGTAGGGTTTATCATCAAAATATGGAGTTGTATGAAATTTAATAGATtctactgtttatttatttaaatctagatGTCTTCCCGGGGACGTGGTTATGGAGGAAGAGGGACCTATAGTGGTGGACGAGCAAGTGGCTATAGAGGTTCATACAGAGGCGGTAGTAGAGGGGGATCTTATGAAAACCGTGGAGGACGTGGCGGAGGCTACTCTTCTTACAATAATGAATCAAGATATACAAGTGGCAGTGGTAGCAGATACAATTCCGGTCGTGATAGGATGGATGATTCATACAAGAAGACCTATAGatctgtaagtacctacttactaaacAATTGTATCCCATGAACTGAATTTATAAGTTATTTCATAGAATCTGGGCtaaaattcaaggaaatattAGTTGGTCAGAGTTTCAGATGTTTTTGATGTGGTTTTATTTCAGGAAAGTTCAGCAAGTTATTCTAATCGTGACTATGGTGGTCGTTCAGGGTCACCAGACAGGAAAAGAATGAGGATGGAGGTCAGTATTTAGCAATAATGGCATTTCAGGTTGAAGAAATGGCCATGATTAGGTAAATTTTATGTCTTATCTATCTTCTGCACTAAATGTCCAATATCTTCTACAAAATCAACACCGTCCAGAAATTGATGTGCAATGGCTGTCACAGATGAATAAGAGATATtagaatatacaatttataagaGACATGCtcacaaattaaaatgaattctgACACAAATCATTAGCTGTATTGTGAGGAAAAATGACTTGGAGAGAAATTTTGCAATGAATACCAGACAGGCAATAAAATACGATATTTGGCGAAGTTAGTACTTTATGTAGCTGTTCCATTTTTGAATAGAAAGAAAATGAGGATATTAGTTATGTTCAATTTTGGATTTGATGTACTTTGATGATTTATGGTAAACAATGATATTAACTGATGTAAAGTTTTGACATGCATGcaggcaaaataaataatactacaaGAATGAGGATTACAACCATTTCATTGAATTGCCCAAAACTGAAAATGTTATGAGTATGATATGGTACATGGGATGTAATGACTCATTACAATCATTTTACCTCAAGCCTATCATCTCATTTGTATCTGGACCCTTCTGAGTACCcatatgaatatgaatatgatgaaacatttttttatatgccTAATTTTTCTGCCAGGCGACTGTAACAAAAGGGAAagatgtataatatataatgtctGTAGATGTCAGTAAAGTTACAAAGATGACGAGTCTGCACAAAAGAAAAATTAGATTCTATCACATCGGACTAATCAGTACTATGTATAAGGAGTTCACTGTAGAGGTGCCTTAATGTAGTACTCTAACACTGACGAGGGCCAAATAAGGAAGAACTACCATTTACATCTTCATTATTAAACACTTTATTCTATTTCATATGCAAAGCGTGTCGAAAGAACCAAAGAGAGTTGTGTACAGGGCTCCTCGAGCGATAGACGTAGCCATGACGGTGGCGGTCATTACGGCGGATCATATGGCGGTCGGCAAGAAAGTTACAGCAGCGAAAGGAGATCGTTCGGTGGAGAAGATCGCAGACGGTCGCCGAACCGAGAGAGCTACCGCAAGCCGAGCGGCATGGGTCCGCCGCGGGAGGCGGTGCGGCCCGCCACGCGGCCGCGCGCCGTGCGCCGATCGTTCCGCGGCCGCACCATGCGCTCGCGAGCCTCCTTCCGAGGCGCTCCGCGCTCGCGCGGTACCTTTACCTCTAGGCGATACACCGAAAGGTCGCTCGGTTACGCCCGTGCCTTCCGATCGCTCAAGGGCCGAAGGTAATAATACGATACGTTGAGTACCCATTGCTTACATTTTAGTTTACTTTGTACGAGAGATTGAATGTCGAACTGGAAGATAGACCGCACGGAGGAAATATTTGAACTCTCAAATAGTTGATATTTGTGCATAGATTTATTAGCTATGTCCGTTTAGAATTCGACAAGACGAAGAGACGAGAAAATGAATTTGGATTCATTTGCAGAAGTGAACGAACGAGAGCATCAGATCGAATGACaatgcataataaatattaagcaaTTGCAATTGCGTCCACAGGAGGAATAATGGGAATCTCTAGAAATTTTCTACATTtatcttaaaaatgtaatatgcGAATAGCCAGCTATTTTATTAACACGTTATTTAACCGACAGCTCTGTGAAATCTAAAGAAGAGGAAGCCTCATCGACTGAAGAAGATTGGGATGCCGATGAAAAAGAGGAAGCTCCTGAAGAGAAAAAAGAGCCTAAAATAAAATCTCCTAAGGTAACAAACCTTCCTAATACAAAACAATGCGAGTACCACGTTGATTGATACTTAATATaaagttgtttaattttttaagatTTCACAAGCCGAGCCGGAAGTGTCAGACGTAGAGGGCGGAGAAGGCGGCGAGGACACGGACAAAgagcccgacgcggcgtcggacgcggcgccgccccgcgcccgcgcctACGTGCACCTCGCCTGCGTGCACTGCAAGGAGAAGTGTGCTACATTTGCCGTGAGTATCACGTTCGTCTTTTTACCAATTCATTCATACAGGGTAAAAAggcttaaatttttttaaaaagtatgaaaatcaTATTGCGAAATATTCATCGAATCGTGAGGACGAGTCACCGAGCGAAGGGCCCCGTCCGGCCCCTTGACCTATAGGAACCGTCCTCGAAAACGTAACGATATTATCCGACGGGCGCAGGCGTACGTGAAGCACCTGGTGTCCAGCAAGCACCGCGCGGCCATGAACGGCGTGGCGCGGCGCCACAAGGTGCAGCTGCTGCGCATGCGCGTGGCGCAGCGCGGCGCGCAGCGGGAGCTggaggcggcggcgggcgcggcgctggcggcgcgctCCACGTTCTGCCCCGTGTGCCGCCTCAACCACCGCACCACGCGCCACGCGCACAACCTCACCGACACGCACCGCGCCATGAAGCGCTTCCTCATGCCCTTCTGCCAGATCTGCCGCCTCACGTTCCGCTCGCCGATGATCTACGAGCACCACATTTGCTCCCTGGAGCACCTCAAGGTGAGCGTCGTCTCGAGGTCCCGTC is a genomic window containing:
- the ttv gene encoding exostosin glycosyltransferase 1 ttv yields the protein MQAKKRFGLLFVSCAFLLYCYFGTYHLKSDINQNNRRNQLPSFATLEELSELPSQPHRKSAISATPCRMQTCFDFSKCGSDPKIYVYPSDGPVSASYRKVLSVIRESRYATRDPNEACLFVPAIDTLDADPLSPEHVPDVASRLSRLQYWNNGRNHLIFNLYAGTWPDYAEGALGFDPGEAILARASASETIFRDGFDVSLPLFHKEHPERGGVPPAATGNAFPAPKRHLLAFKGKRYVHGIGSETRNSLWHLHDGNHLILVTTCRHGKSWKDLRDERCDEDNREYDKFDYEQLLANSTFCLVARGRRLGSYRFLEALAAGCIPVLLSNGWRLPFDERIDWRRAVIWADERLLLQVPELVRSVPPERILALRQQTQFLWEQYFSSIEKIVFTTIEILLERVMTHRSSKQREALIWNASPGALGTLATYGDSRVHLPIAAPILQAPTCPSGPLSPLPAPSVPLAAPPPTPGNMFTALLYVQSTSPALHKLLANIASSEHCEKVVLVWDSERAAPSLKSLARLAGDTRDPLPVLVVDATTHYPGEGVSARWQPLWAVPTAAVFSLDGDAPLLAEELDFAFRVWQQFPERIVGYPARTHFWDEAKGAWGYSSKWGATYSMVLPGAALVHRSTLALYAAGAPALRQAVRRARNCEDILLNCLVAHLTRRPPLKLAQRRRYKAAHHRYKSSWSDPEHFVQRQSCLNTFATAWGYMPLMRSVLRLDPILFKDSVSTLRKKYRKMELVTS
- the LOC142974007 gene encoding uncharacterized protein LOC142974007 isoform X1 yields the protein MMSSRGRGYGGRGTYSGGRASGYRGSYRGGSRGGSYENRGGRGGGYSSYNNESRYTSGSGSRYNSGRDRMDDSYKKTYRSESSASYSNRDYGGRSGSPDRKRMRMEGSSSDRRSHDGGGHYGGSYGGRQESYSSERRSFGGEDRRRSPNRESYRKPSGMGPPREAVRPATRPRAVRRSFRGRTMRSRASFRGAPRSRGTFTSRRYTERSLGYARAFRSLKGRSSVKSKEEEASSTEEDWDADEKEEAPEEKKEPKIKSPKISQAEPEVSDVEGGEGGEDTDKEPDAASDAAPPRARAYVHLACVHCKEKCATFAAYVKHLVSSKHRAAMNGVARRHKVQLLRMRVAQRGAQRELEAAAGAALAARSTFCPVCRLNHRTTRHAHNLTDTHRAMKRFLMPFCQICRLTFRSPMIYEHHICSLEHLKRKASQSARRVSPKAEASGDEGMDVDLDNFMTLDSVGDVDEVEDDDSGGEKKDESTPKKVKVEINIGSEHIKKMEVWWCELCRVYLPRVEAGGTEEAEALRRHCRLRIHLGRYVQHRDTRTLRKHAERIHRQLHQQKEEEKDVAASESDKVKTEKVESTDDSKKKLDNGADNSIASDGISGSEDKLWADVDKDIGELLREVDPQGNEGSDDDEDLGRYDKFRKSDKNVKNGESEENPTDAPDAAVEKTNTEINTPA
- the LOC142974007 gene encoding uncharacterized protein LOC142974007 isoform X3; translation: MMSSRGRGYGGRGTYSGGRASGYRGSYRGGSRGGSYENRGGRGGGYSSYNNESRYTSGSGSRYNSGRDRMDDSYKKTYRSESSASYSNRDYGGRSGSPDRKRMRMEGSSSDRRSHDGGGHYGGSYGGRQESYSSERRSFGGEDRRRSPNRESYRKPSGMGPPREAVRPATRPRAVRRSFRGRTMRSRASFRGAPRSRGTFTSRRYTERSLGYARAFRSLKGRSSVKSKEEEASSTEEDWDADEKEEAPEEKKEPKIKSPKISQAEPEVSDVEGGEGGEDTDKEPDAASDAAPPRARAYVHLACVHCKEKCATFAAYVKHLVSSKHRAAMNGVARRHKVQLLRMRVAQRGAQRELEAAAGAALAARSTFCPVCRLNHRTTRHAHNLTDTHRAMKRFLMPFCQICRLTFRSPMIYEHHICSLEHLKRKASQSARRVSPKAEASGDEGMDVDLDNFMTLDSVGDVDEVEDDDSGGEKKDESTPKKVKVEINIGSEHIKKMEVWWCELCRVYLPRVEAGGTEEAEALRRHCRLRIHLGRYVQHRDTRTLRKHAERIHRQLHQQKEEEKDVAASESDKVKTEKVESTDDSKKKLDNGADNSIASGSEDKLWADVDKDIGELLREVDPQGNEGSDDDEDLGRYDKFRKSDKNVKNGESEENPTDAPDAAVEKTNTEINTPA
- the LOC142974007 gene encoding uncharacterized protein LOC142974007 isoform X2; this encodes MSSRGRGYGGRGTYSGGRASGYRGSYRGGSRGGSYENRGGRGGGYSSYNNESRYTSGSGSRYNSGRDRMDDSYKKTYRSESSASYSNRDYGGRSGSPDRKRMRMEGSSSDRRSHDGGGHYGGSYGGRQESYSSERRSFGGEDRRRSPNRESYRKPSGMGPPREAVRPATRPRAVRRSFRGRTMRSRASFRGAPRSRGTFTSRRYTERSLGYARAFRSLKGRSSVKSKEEEASSTEEDWDADEKEEAPEEKKEPKIKSPKISQAEPEVSDVEGGEGGEDTDKEPDAASDAAPPRARAYVHLACVHCKEKCATFAAYVKHLVSSKHRAAMNGVARRHKVQLLRMRVAQRGAQRELEAAAGAALAARSTFCPVCRLNHRTTRHAHNLTDTHRAMKRFLMPFCQICRLTFRSPMIYEHHICSLEHLKRKASQSARRVSPKAEASGDEGMDVDLDNFMTLDSVGDVDEVEDDDSGGEKKDESTPKKVKVEINIGSEHIKKMEVWWCELCRVYLPRVEAGGTEEAEALRRHCRLRIHLGRYVQHRDTRTLRKHAERIHRQLHQQKEEEKDVAASESDKVKTEKVESTDDSKKKLDNGADNSIASDGISGSEDKLWADVDKDIGELLREVDPQGNEGSDDDEDLGRYDKFRKSDKNVKNGESEENPTDAPDAAVEKTNTEINTPA